In a genomic window of Rhododendron vialii isolate Sample 1 chromosome 12a, ASM3025357v1:
- the LOC131309648 gene encoding protein MHF2 homolog, protein MPPGAGTSKKSRPTFADANALKLSSELLSVFVTEAVERAATIAEAEGASTIEATHLERVLPQLLLDIFKVLLVVQVCLNLVNMCLHLFRAK, encoded by the exons ATGCCG CCAGGAGCTGGAACGTCCAAGAAAAGTCGTCCTACCTTTG CTGATGCAAATGCTTTGAAACTGAGCTCTGAACTTCTTAGCGTCTTTGTCACAG AGGCTGTTGAACGTGCTGCTACGATTGCGGAAGCGGAGGGTGCTAGCACAATAGAAGCAACTCATCTGGAAAGGGTTCTTCCACAGTTACTTTTAGATATTTTTAAGGTACTCCTAGTAGTACAAGTGTGCCTGAACTTGGTAAATATGTGTCTACACTTGTTTAGAGCCAAATGA
- the LOC131309649 gene encoding putative late blight resistance protein homolog R1A-10, which yields MEIKYLREFLKVTEKKRNQHIEVMNLVRQIRNVVLELENTVELFVGRAYKQVVGCADKQDDLSLDLESVKKEIKTLTAKVKQMYDKNMYDINGTTVKKLKHSFTGSSGSGGSSSSGGRNTSKEVEEKTVVGFKDEVETLMGKLHDNGEGGRLEIISIIGIGGGGKTTLAREVYDHCLTSQKFEIRAWTNVSQDYNKTMKKDLLISILESTSSGKHEDYRESSEDKLGEKVYKWLRGKKYLVVMDDIWDIEAWNDIQRSFPKECKGSKVLLTSRLRVQPDSVPYVPHFLDPLPKSYSWELLQKKVFGKKQCPPELVDIGKQMAEKCKGLPLAVITIAGVLAMKDKTLNVWEKVFKNLSSIIAKSSEGFMEILELSYNHLPLHLKACFLYIGGHPEDSEILVRNLIWLWIAEGFIQQSDEGKSLEAIAQDYLIDLIDRSLVMVARKSKSHGGIKACRIHDLLRELCLKKAEEDNFLVQNYRDDSFSPSATNKHRRLFVGRQFFCKLPPWPRARNLRSFMGLSLPSSWLEQNQPFFVENFKLPRVLHFIPATRLGEIGIGDLVQLRYLALTYTLPIEVLFHAPNSFHYLSNLETLILQPGTFRGMISLPRYIVKMVKLRHLYTVNGVFEYHHVSNYDEEVGNMLDSLQTLHRMCICVHCLYFLERTPNLRKLGLCGDRGHYILADLEFLKCLEILSIFSRSINGLKLPPTLTRLTLKYTRLKWKKLSIILQALPSLEVLKLDYACKGPVWNTSELEEGFSQLKYLKFECLNIKEWNASEDQFPRLEVLVILWCGGLKRIPIDFANLNELREIRIEQSSRYAEESAREIQEKQRNRRGDDDCLNITCKRNR from the exons ATGGAGATAAAGTACCTGAGAGAGTTCCTCAAAGTTACAGAGAAGAAACGCAACCAGCATATAGAAGTGATGAATCTGGTGAGGCAGATCAGAAACGTGGTACTTGAATTAGAGAACACCGTAGAATTGTTCGTAGGTCGTGCTTACAAGCAGGTCGTAGGTTGTGCTGACAAGCAGGATGATCTTTCCCTAGACCTTGAAAGTGTCAAAAAAGAGATCAAGACTCTTACAGCTAAGGTAAAGCAGATGTACGACAAGAATATGTATGACATTAACGGAACAACAGTCAAAAAACTCAAGCACTCATTTACCGGATCAAGTGGATCAG GAGGTTCAAGTTCATCAGGAGGGAGAAACACATCCAAAGAAGTAGAAGAGAAGACGGTGGTCGGTTTCAAGGATGAGGTAGAGACATTAATGGGGAAGCTTCATGATAATGGAGAGGGCGGAAGGCTGGAGATTATATCAATCATCGGCATTGGTGGAGGTGGCAAAACCACGTTGGCCAGAGAAGTGTATGATCATTGTTTGACATCACAGAAGTTCGAAATTCGTGCATGGACCAATGTTTCTCAAGACTATAACAAGACCATGAAGAAGGATTTGTTGATTAGTATTCTGGAATCAACTTCCTCAGGAAAACATGAAGATTACAGGGAGAGTAGTGAGGATAAGTTGGGAGAAAAGGTATATAAATGGTTGCGGGGCAAAAAATATCTCGTTGTCATGGATGACATATGGGACATTGAAGCTTGGAATGATATCCAAAGATCATTCCCTAAGGAATGCAAGGGGAGTAAAGTGTTGTTAACTAGTCGATTACGTGTTCAACCAGATAGCGTCCCCTACGTCCCTCATTTTTTGGATCCCTTACCAAAAAGTTACAGTTGGGAGTTATTACAAAAGAAG GTATTCGGGAAGAAACAATGCCCACCGGAGTTGGTGGACATCGGTAAGCAAATGGCAGAAAAATGTAAAGGACTACCACTCGCGGTTATCACAATAGCTGGCGTTCTGGCAATGAAAGACAAGACACTCAACGTATGGGagaaagttttcaaaaatttaagttCAATCATTGCGAAAAGTTCAGAGGGTTTCATGGAGATACTAGAACTTAGTTACAATCACCTGCCTCTTCATTTAAAAGCGTGTTTTCTTTACATTGGAGGACACCCTGAAGATTCTGAAATCCTCGTACGCAatttgatatggttatggatTGCAGAGGGATTTATTCAGCAGAGTGATGAGGGGAAAAGCTTGGAGGCCATAGCACAAGATTACTTAATCGATCTTATTGATAGAAGTCTAGTAATGGTAGCTAGGAAAAGTAAATCCCATGGAGGAATTAAAGCATGTCGTATCCATGATCTTTTGCGTGAATTATGTTTGAAAAAAGCAGAGGAGGATAATTTTCTTGTGCAAAATTACAGGGATGATTCTTTTTCACCTTCCGCTACAAATAAGCATCGTCGCCTCTTCGTTGGCCGTCAGTTCTTTTGTAAGCTTCCCCCATGGCCTCGTGCTCGAAACCTTCGATCTTTTATGGGCCTCTCCTTGCCAAGTTCATGGCTTGAACAGAATCAGCCGTTCTTTGTTGAAAACTTTAAACTTCCCAGGGTGTTGCATTTTATCCCCGCTACAAGGCTAGGAGAAATAGGAATAGGAGATCTAGTTCAATTGAGATACTTAGCACTTACGTATACGTTACCAATAGAAGTACTTTTCCATGCACCAAATTCTTTTCACTACCTCTCGAACCTAGAAACCCTTATCCTCCAACCAGGTACATTTAGGGGCATGATTTCGTTGCCTCGCTATATAGTTAAGATGGTTAAGTTGAGGCATCTATATACTGTAAATGGGGTATTCGAATATCATCATGTTTCTAATTATGATGAAGAGGTGGGGAATATGTTGGATAGCTTACAAACCTTGCACCGAATGTGTATTTGTGTGCATTGCCTATATTTTTTGGAAAGGACTCCCAATCTAAGGAAGCTAGGACTTTGTGGAGATCGAGGTCATTATATTCTCGCCGACCTAGAATTCTTAAAATGCCTTGAGATACTCTCTATCTTCTCCAGAAGCATTAATGGGCTGAAGCTTCCTCCTACTCTTACGCGGTTAACTTTGAAATATACGAGATTGAAGTGGAAGAAGCTGTCAATAATCCTCCAAGCCCTACCGAGCCTTGAGGTTCTCAAATTAGATTATGCCTGTAAGGGACCAGTTTGGAACACAAGTGAACTTGAGGAGGGGTTCTCTCAACTCAAGTACTTGAAGTTTGAATGTCTGAATATCAAGGAGTGGAATGCTTCTGAAGATCAATTTCCGAGACTTGAGGTCTTAGTGATTCTATGGTGTGGAGGACTGAAGCGGATCCCGATTGATTTTGCTAATCTAAACGAACTTCGCGAAATTAGGATTGAGCAGTCCAGTCGATATGCAGAGGAATCGGCGAGGGAGATtcaagaaaagcaaagaaataGAAGAGGAGATGATGATTGCCTTAATATTACATGCAAGCGTAACCGGTAA